A genomic stretch from Dyella sp. M7H15-1 includes:
- a CDS encoding efflux RND transporter permease subunit, which produces MNISALFIKRPVATTLLAIAILLSGLLAYFHLPVAPLPNVTYPVIVVQAKMAGASPEIMASTVAEPLEKRLGTIADVTELTSTSFVGSAQIVVRFGLNRDINGAARDVQAAIQAARADLPTTLRNNPSYREFNPADSPIMALALTSKTLTRAQLYDSADSVIQQQLSQVDGVGQITLGGSALPSVRIELEPNKLNSYGIGLEDVRAAISGANADSAKGHIDQDGLRYEVTSNDQINKAAPYRDLVIAYRDGSPVLLRDVADVQDSAENVRNMGLYNGQPAVLVIVYPLPGGNIVKTVAQIRKVLPSIKATLPRNVHIGIVIDRSQSVNAAVGDTERSLFMAVLLVIGVVYVFLQSPRAILIPAVALPLSIIGTFGLMYLMGYSLDNLSLMALTIGTGFVVDDAVVVLENIVRHVETGMNVREAALKGSGEVGFTVISMSISLIAVFLPILLMPGIIGLLFHEFAVTLSVAILLSLVISLTVTPTMAAYLLRPGAAMHSKARWAVWYERQFERFKQAYSRSLSAVLNNALMIGLMLIGLIVLNLFLVKWLPSTFFPEQDNGILMGQIIADQSISFQAMEQKLAQLQSIVQKDPAVASVAGFTGGRALNTANVYVELKPLSERKLSAAQVVDRLRPKLNAVSGSKLFMQAAQDLHIGGRQSAAEYQYTLTSDDPAALFTWVPKLVTALGKYRNPLQDVNSDLQQNGLQTYVNFDRATMARYSFAPNQIDAVLYDAFGQRTVSTVYNQLNQYYVVMEVAPQYWQYPQMLDRMFFSTAAGNPAGTQQTQMPGSVVSGVTAHLAVTAASNSASSINSLNANAQANQLTNAISNSKGGTSSGSADSTAAETIVPFPAMLSYTSNHTATQVNHQDGLVASTISFNLPPGGSLSTAIASINQAMQELGMPASIHGATAGAAQVYSQSMSTMPLLILAALAAVYIVLGMLYENTVHPITILSTLPSAGIGATLALLIFGTPFSVIAMIGIILLIGIVKKNAIMMIDVAIHLQRDEGYTPTQAIHDAAVVRLRPIMMTTAAAVLGAVPLAVGIGQGASLRQPLGITVMGGLILSQVFTLYTTPVIYLFLDRLRARLAKWAATLPWNRSDASA; this is translated from the coding sequence GTGAACATCTCGGCGCTCTTCATCAAGCGTCCGGTGGCGACCACCTTGCTGGCGATAGCCATTCTGCTGTCGGGCCTGTTGGCCTATTTCCACCTGCCTGTCGCGCCGCTGCCCAACGTCACCTATCCGGTGATCGTTGTGCAGGCCAAGATGGCTGGCGCCAGTCCGGAGATCATGGCGTCCACCGTGGCCGAACCCCTGGAAAAGCGCCTCGGCACGATTGCCGACGTCACCGAACTCACCTCCACCAGCTTCGTCGGCTCAGCGCAGATCGTGGTGCGGTTCGGCTTGAATCGCGACATCAACGGCGCAGCGCGCGATGTGCAGGCGGCCATCCAGGCGGCACGCGCGGACCTGCCGACCACGCTACGCAACAACCCGAGCTATCGCGAGTTCAACCCAGCGGATTCGCCGATCATGGCGCTGGCGCTGACATCCAAAACGCTGACCCGTGCGCAGCTTTACGACTCCGCGGATTCAGTCATCCAGCAGCAGCTCTCGCAGGTGGATGGCGTGGGCCAGATCACCCTAGGTGGCAGCGCCCTGCCCTCGGTGCGCATAGAACTGGAGCCCAACAAGCTCAACAGCTACGGCATCGGACTGGAAGACGTGCGTGCGGCCATCAGCGGCGCCAACGCAGATAGCGCCAAAGGTCATATCGATCAGGATGGCCTGCGCTACGAGGTCACCTCCAACGACCAGATCAATAAGGCGGCGCCCTATCGCGACCTGGTGATCGCGTATCGCGATGGTTCGCCAGTGCTTCTGCGCGATGTGGCGGACGTACAGGACTCCGCGGAAAACGTTCGCAACATGGGGCTATACAACGGCCAGCCCGCGGTGCTGGTGATTGTGTACCCGCTGCCGGGCGGCAACATCGTCAAGACCGTGGCGCAAATCCGCAAGGTGCTGCCATCGATCAAGGCCACACTGCCACGCAATGTGCACATCGGTATTGTCATCGACCGCTCGCAATCGGTGAACGCCGCAGTGGGTGATACGGAACGCTCGCTGTTCATGGCCGTGCTGTTGGTGATCGGCGTGGTATACGTGTTCCTGCAATCGCCACGCGCGATCCTGATTCCTGCCGTAGCGCTGCCGCTGTCCATCATCGGCACCTTCGGGCTGATGTACCTGATGGGTTACAGCCTGGACAATCTTTCGCTGATGGCGCTGACCATCGGCACCGGCTTCGTGGTTGACGATGCGGTCGTGGTGCTGGAAAACATCGTGCGCCACGTCGAAACAGGCATGAATGTTCGCGAGGCGGCGCTGAAGGGCAGCGGCGAAGTCGGCTTTACCGTGATCTCCATGAGCATCTCGCTGATCGCGGTGTTCCTGCCGATCCTGCTGATGCCGGGCATCATCGGCCTGCTGTTCCACGAGTTCGCGGTGACGCTTTCGGTTGCGATCCTGCTGTCGCTGGTGATCTCGCTGACGGTCACGCCGACCATGGCCGCTTATCTGCTGCGTCCGGGTGCGGCGATGCACTCCAAGGCACGCTGGGCGGTTTGGTACGAGCGTCAGTTCGAGCGCTTCAAACAGGCGTATTCGCGCTCGCTCAGTGCCGTACTCAACAACGCGCTGATGATCGGATTGATGCTGATCGGCCTGATCGTGCTCAATCTGTTCCTGGTCAAATGGCTGCCGTCCACGTTCTTTCCCGAACAAGACAACGGCATCCTGATGGGGCAGATCATCGCCGACCAGAGTATTTCCTTCCAGGCGATGGAGCAGAAGCTCGCGCAGCTGCAATCCATCGTACAGAAAGATCCGGCCGTAGCTTCCGTCGCCGGTTTCACCGGCGGCCGCGCGCTGAATACCGCCAACGTGTACGTGGAGCTGAAACCGCTGTCCGAACGTAAGCTCTCCGCAGCGCAAGTCGTGGACCGCTTGCGTCCCAAGCTCAACGCTGTATCAGGCTCAAAGCTGTTCATGCAGGCCGCGCAGGATCTGCACATCGGCGGGCGGCAGTCGGCGGCGGAATACCAATACACCCTGACCAGTGACGATCCAGCGGCACTGTTTACCTGGGTGCCGAAGCTGGTGACCGCGCTAGGTAAATACCGCAACCCATTGCAGGACGTGAACTCCGACCTGCAGCAGAACGGCTTGCAGACCTACGTTAATTTCGACCGCGCCACCATGGCCCGCTACAGCTTTGCGCCGAACCAGATCGATGCCGTGCTTTACGATGCCTTCGGCCAGCGCACCGTATCCACCGTGTACAACCAGCTCAACCAGTATTACGTGGTGATGGAAGTGGCGCCGCAATACTGGCAGTACCCACAGATGCTGGACCGCATGTTCTTCAGCACGGCGGCAGGTAACCCCGCCGGCACGCAACAGACGCAGATGCCAGGCAGCGTGGTATCCGGCGTGACGGCGCACTTGGCGGTCACCGCAGCATCGAATAGCGCATCCAGCATCAACTCGCTCAACGCCAACGCCCAGGCGAACCAGCTTACCAATGCCATCTCCAACTCCAAGGGCGGCACCTCCAGCGGCAGCGCGGACAGTACCGCCGCCGAAACGATAGTGCCGTTTCCGGCCATGCTCAGCTACACGAGCAACCACACTGCTACCCAGGTGAATCACCAGGATGGCCTGGTCGCCAGTACCATCTCGTTCAACCTGCCTCCGGGCGGATCGCTGAGCACGGCGATTGCGTCAATCAACCAGGCGATGCAGGAACTGGGCATGCCAGCATCCATCCACGGCGCTACAGCGGGTGCTGCGCAGGTGTATTCGCAATCGATGTCGACCATGCCGTTGCTGATCCTGGCGGCATTGGCGGCGGTGTATATCGTGCTCGGCATGCTGTATGAAAACACGGTGCACCCGATCACCATTCTGTCCACCTTGCCTTCGGCAGGCATCGGCGCGACGCTGGCGCTGCTGATCTTCGGCACCCCGTTCTCGGTGATCGCGATGATCGGCATCATCCTGCTGATCGGTATCGTGAAGAAGAACGCGATCATGATGATCGACGTGGCCATCCATTTGCAGCGTGACGAAGGCTATACGCCGACCCAGGCCATTCACGACGCAGCCGTGGTTCGCCTGCGCCCCATCATGATGACCACGGCAGCAGCCGTACTCGGTGCGGTGCCACTGGCCGTCGGTATCGGCCAGGGTGCGTCGCTGCGCCAGCCGCTCGGCATTACCGTGATGGGTGGCTTGATTCTCAGCCAGGTCTTTACTCTGTACACGACACCGGTGATCTACCTTTTCCTCGACCGCTTGCGCGCACGACTTGCCAAGTGGGCCGCCACCCTGCCGTGGAACAGATCGGACGCGAGCGCATGA
- a CDS encoding 5'-nucleotidase, translating into MTRPIASVHDPRAAMDNKLVVAISSRALFDLGDSHALFERDGLDAYRAFQIEHEDEILQPGVAFPLVQKLLSLNRLAGDVPPVEVILLSRNSGDTGLRIFNAIQHYGLEISRAAFTSGAPTSDYIAPFNADLFLSANAEDVGRALKAGVAAATILPSVAPPRASEQLRIAFDGDAVIFGDEGERVSREEGLEAFHRSETELADEPLSVGPFRGFLTAVHRLQAAFPAENSPIRTALVTARSAPAHKRVILTLRRWGVRIDEALFLGGRDKGPFLDAFGADIFFDDSPVNVESARKHVATGHVPHGVSNP; encoded by the coding sequence ATGACCCGCCCCATCGCATCCGTTCACGATCCTCGCGCCGCCATGGACAACAAGCTGGTTGTTGCCATCTCCTCCCGCGCCTTGTTCGATCTCGGTGATAGTCACGCGTTGTTCGAGCGGGATGGTCTGGATGCGTATCGTGCTTTCCAGATCGAACACGAGGATGAAATTTTGCAACCCGGCGTGGCTTTTCCGCTGGTGCAGAAGCTTCTGAGCTTGAATCGGCTAGCCGGCGACGTGCCGCCGGTCGAAGTGATCCTGCTATCCCGCAATTCGGGCGATACCGGACTACGCATCTTCAATGCCATTCAGCACTACGGCTTGGAAATCAGTCGTGCGGCTTTTACCAGCGGCGCGCCCACCTCCGACTACATTGCGCCGTTCAACGCCGATTTGTTCCTTTCGGCCAATGCGGAGGACGTAGGCCGCGCCCTGAAAGCCGGCGTGGCTGCGGCAACCATCCTGCCTTCCGTCGCGCCGCCACGTGCCAGCGAGCAGTTGCGCATTGCCTTCGACGGCGATGCCGTGATCTTTGGTGACGAAGGCGAGCGCGTATCGCGTGAAGAAGGTCTGGAAGCCTTCCACCGCAGCGAAACGGAGTTGGCCGATGAACCGCTGTCAGTAGGCCCGTTCCGTGGTTTCCTTACGGCGGTACATCGGTTACAGGCGGCATTCCCGGCCGAAAATTCGCCCATTCGCACCGCACTGGTCACCGCACGCTCGGCTCCCGCACACAAGCGCGTCATTCTTACCTTGCGACGCTGGGGCGTGCGCATCGACGAAGCCCTGTTTCTCGGCGGGCGTGATAAAGGTCCATTCCTTGACGCCTTCGGTGCCGATATCTTTTTCGATGACTCGCCGGTCAACGTGGAATCTGCGCGAAAACACGTGGCGACGGGTCATGTACCACATGGCGTGAGCAATCCGTGA
- a CDS encoding NAD kinase, producing MRLAFVASETNVAQQARRKLVERYGDVPAVEAEVIIALGGDGFMLRTLHAHRAIAAPVYGMKLGRVGFLMNKHKIEELPERIVCAHAAELFPLEMWTTDADGQTRSALAFNEVSLLRQTNQAAHLEVKLNDEVKLATLICDGILVSTPAGSTAYNLSAHGPILPLDANVLALTPISPFRPRRWRGAILPHRTVVSLRVLDPGKRPISATADFLEVRNVRTVNIRQSHEQGVRLLFDPEHNLEQRILDEQFAAD from the coding sequence ATGCGCCTCGCGTTTGTCGCCAGCGAAACCAACGTCGCCCAGCAAGCACGTCGCAAACTCGTGGAGCGTTACGGCGACGTGCCTGCGGTCGAAGCGGAAGTGATCATCGCCTTGGGCGGCGACGGTTTCATGCTGCGTACTCTTCACGCGCATCGTGCTATTGCCGCGCCTGTCTACGGCATGAAGCTGGGCCGGGTCGGCTTTTTGATGAACAAGCACAAAATTGAGGAGCTGCCCGAGCGCATCGTGTGCGCGCACGCCGCCGAGCTGTTTCCGCTGGAGATGTGGACCACCGATGCCGATGGCCAGACGCGCAGTGCGCTGGCGTTCAATGAGGTGTCTTTGCTGCGGCAGACCAATCAGGCTGCGCACCTGGAAGTCAAACTTAACGACGAAGTGAAGCTTGCCACGCTGATTTGCGATGGCATCCTGGTGTCCACGCCCGCAGGTTCCACAGCCTATAACCTGTCTGCACACGGGCCGATCCTGCCGCTCGATGCCAACGTGCTGGCTTTGACCCCGATCAGCCCGTTCCGCCCGCGCCGCTGGCGCGGTGCCATCTTGCCGCATCGCACAGTAGTCAGCCTGCGCGTGTTGGATCCAGGCAAGCGGCCAATCAGCGCAACCGCGGATTTTCTTGAAGTGCGCAATGTGCGTACGGTGAATATCCGCCAGTCGCACGAGCAGGGTGTACGGTTGCTGTTTGATCCGGAGCACAATCTGGAGCAGCGCATTCTGGATGAGCAGTTTGCGGCGGATTGA
- a CDS encoding efflux transporter outer membrane subunit, translating to MKTYSHTALTASLALLLSGCMVGPDYHRPQVPVATQYKELPGWSQAAPAAEAPKGNWWTVFNDPLLNELEPQISVSNKTVRQAYANYQEALAEVKVANASLFPTIGITGSASKQRTNTGSASLNPNFHPVNTSGSAEGGISWAPDLWGKVRRTIEENKATAQASEATLANATLSEQTALATAVIELRVSDANIDLLQKTVDAYTEYLRVVENQGIAGTTPPSDVITARTQLENAKASLIALGVARAQYAHAIAVLVGKNPEELDIPHSTSLPTLPSVPVGVPSTLLQRRPDIAVAERQMAAQNAAVGVAIAAYYPSISLSAADGFSQSPLAGLLHLANHVWSVGADVDETVFDFGARHGEVTAAKASYEASVANYRGTVLTAFQNVENDLSGLRILAQQADVLNAAVKDSTQGAQIAMNEYQAGTVDYTTAATAQATQLSTEQSAVSVQQQRLLDAVSLIGDLGGGWSADQLDDSKPPTATH from the coding sequence ATGAAGACTTATTCCCATACCGCTCTGACCGCCTCGCTGGCACTGTTGCTCAGCGGCTGCATGGTCGGTCCGGATTACCACCGGCCACAGGTACCCGTCGCCACGCAGTACAAGGAGCTCCCCGGCTGGTCACAAGCTGCGCCAGCGGCTGAAGCCCCCAAAGGCAACTGGTGGACGGTATTCAACGATCCATTGCTCAACGAACTGGAACCGCAGATATCGGTCTCGAACAAGACCGTGCGCCAGGCTTATGCCAACTATCAGGAAGCCTTGGCGGAAGTAAAAGTCGCCAACGCCTCACTGTTCCCAACCATCGGCATAACCGGCTCGGCCAGCAAGCAGCGCACCAACACCGGCAGCGCCAGCCTGAACCCGAATTTCCATCCTGTGAATACCTCGGGCTCCGCGGAGGGCGGCATAAGCTGGGCCCCCGATCTGTGGGGCAAGGTTCGCCGCACCATCGAAGAAAACAAGGCGACCGCGCAGGCCAGCGAAGCGACTCTGGCAAACGCCACGCTATCCGAACAAACAGCACTGGCCACGGCGGTGATCGAATTGCGCGTCAGCGATGCGAATATCGACCTGCTGCAAAAAACCGTCGATGCCTACACCGAATACCTGCGTGTGGTAGAAAACCAGGGTATCGCCGGCACCACGCCACCTTCCGACGTGATCACCGCACGTACGCAGCTGGAAAACGCCAAGGCCAGCCTGATTGCGCTGGGTGTCGCACGTGCGCAATACGCGCATGCAATCGCCGTGCTGGTCGGCAAGAATCCGGAAGAGTTGGATATTCCGCACAGCACGTCTTTGCCGACGCTGCCAAGTGTGCCGGTTGGCGTACCTTCCACGCTGTTGCAACGTCGTCCTGATATTGCAGTCGCCGAACGCCAGATGGCTGCGCAGAACGCCGCCGTTGGTGTGGCCATAGCGGCCTATTACCCCAGCATTTCCCTGTCGGCCGCCGATGGTTTTTCACAGTCGCCACTGGCCGGGCTGCTGCATCTGGCCAATCATGTCTGGTCTGTTGGCGCCGATGTTGATGAGACCGTCTTCGACTTCGGTGCGCGCCATGGCGAAGTGACCGCCGCCAAGGCGTCCTACGAAGCCTCCGTCGCCAACTATCGCGGCACCGTATTAACGGCGTTCCAGAATGTGGAGAATGATCTCTCTGGCCTGCGCATTCTGGCCCAGCAGGCGGACGTATTGAACGCCGCCGTGAAGGACTCAACCCAGGGCGCGCAGATCGCCATGAACGAATATCAGGCCGGCACGGTCGACTACACGACGGCTGCCACCGCGCAGGCCACTCAGCTAAGCACGGAGCAGAGCGCCGTGAGTGTGCAGCAGCAGCGCTTGCTGGATGCAGTGTCGTTGATCGGTGATCTTGGCGGTGGCTGGTCAGCCGATCAGCTTGATGATTCCAAACCGCCTACCGCTACACATTGA